AGTTATCCTGGCGATTTACCGGGGCGTATACCTACACATTGCTTTCCGAAGGCGTAAATGCTGATCAGTTTGAAGAACAGCTCAATAAGATCGTCACTGAAAAAAGTAAAGGCACGTTTGATGCCCAGGTCACTACTCAGGTGAATCTTCAGCCCCTTACCAGTATTCATCTATATTCCAATCTTCAGGAAGAAATAACACCCAATGGAAGTTATCAGCTACTGTTGCTACTTATTATTATCGGACTTATCGTACCCACAGTAGCCATTATCAATTCAGTAAATATCTACACCGCTCAGGCTCTGAACCGCACCAAGGAAGTAGGCATTCGGAAAATACTAGGCACCACCCGAAGCCGCTTAGTTCAGCAGTTTATCACCGAAGGGAGCTTGTACAGCTTTATCGGGGTTAGCTTAGCACTTGGATCAAGCACCCTGCTCCTTCCGTCCTTAGCCAAGCTTTCCGGTAAACCATTGTCCTGGACACAACTCTACAGCGATAGCATATTCTGGGCAGCCATAGTTGGTGTGTTTCTAATTACGGCGTTCGCATTAGCCCTCTATCCTTCCCTGCTGCTGTCTTCGGTAAATCCTAGTCGAGCTATCAAAGGGCTGAGCCAGATTTCAGGACCTCTTTTCTTACGAAAGGGCCTTATCACCTTTCAATTTGTGGCTACTACTTTTGTAATGATTACAGTGTTGCTGATTCACCAGCAGTTGAAGTTTATGCGGGGGCAGGACTTAGGCATTGATGTTGACCAACTGGTAGCGATTAAAGCACCCAGTATGGAAAAAGAGGAATGGTCAGAAGAGCGTAAAAGCTATGTTATTGATTCGGAATACAGCAGACTGACGCATCTCTTGGAAGAAAAGTTAGCATCATTTTCCTCGATGCAAGTAGCCTCAGTATCCCACGTACCAGGGAGCGAACTGGTCTGGGGAACCGAAGGGTTTCGGCGGGAAGGAAGCTCCCCGGATGAAGTTCACTTCTTGCATATGCAAGGTGTTGACGATCAGTTTGTGGAAGTATTTGATGCAACCGTGCTGGCCGGACGAAACTTCTCCGAGCGTTATACTACCGATCAGTTTAATACGGTGCTGCTGAACGAGTCAGCAATACGTACCTTGGGTTTCTCCAGTGCTGAAGAAGCGGTAGGCAAACATTTGATCTTTTATGATGATAGTCAAAAACTCATCGTGGGAGTACTACAAGACTTTCACCAAGAATCTTTACAGCAGGCGATCAAGCCTACCTTTTACGAGCTACTGCCCCGAGCATTGGACTATCTAGTGGTCAAGATTCCAGAAAAAGATATTAAGCAGTCTATGGCCGTTGTTCAGGCGCAATGGAATAAAGTATTTCCGAATAGCCCCTTTGACTATTTTTTCCTAGATGATTTCTATCATCGACATTACCACGATGAACAGCAGTTTTTCCGAATCTCATCCCTATTTATGCTGTTATGCTTAGTGATTGCTCTAATGGGCTTGTTCGGGTTATCCATCTTCGTAATCTCTCGAAGAACCAAAGAGATTAGTATTCGCAAAGTGCTCGGAGCACCACTGGCTCATTTAGCTTTTTTGCTGATGAAAGGATTACTATCTTTAGCTTGCCTAGGATTTCTGTTTGCTGCTCCTATTGCGTACTGGCTACTTAATAAGTGGTTACAAGAATATGCTTATCGTACCGAATGGCAGTGGTGGATATTTGCCTTTCCTTTACTACTTTTGGTGGGGCTGTCCGTTCTTACTACCGGTGGGCAGTCGGTAAAGCAAGCCCTTCGAAATCCCGCCGATATACTCCGAAATGATTAACTACTACACTAAACACGAATGAGTAAGATTGACGAAGGCATTGCCTATCCTACCTTGTCCCAGCCTCAGATTGAACAATTGCAACACTACGGTGAAGTGCAGACTACCAAAGTAGGCGATATTCTCTTCCAGGTAGGTGATAAAGACTATGATTGGTTTGTGATCATTGAAGGTGCACTGGAAATTCTTAGTAATGCAGACACAAACCCTGATATACTAGCGGTTCGTACTGATGGGCAGTTTCTGGGAGAAATCAGTCTGTTAACCGGACAGACTGCGTTTCTTACCGCCCGGGTACAGCAAGCCGGAAGTGTACTGAAAATTTCTTCGGAAAAACTACGCGAAATCATCGCTACCAACCCTCAAATCAGTGAGTTAGTGCTCAATGCCTTTCTCATGCGTCGCGAGATTTTACGAGGCAATGCCGCTACCTCAGCACTGAAGATTGTCGGTTCGCGCTTTTCTAGCGATACGCAACGACTACGAGCGTTTGCTGCCCGCAATCAGTTACCTCATCAGTGGATTGATGTGGAACAAGATACACAAGCCGAAGTGCTGTTAACAGCATTTCACGTTGCTCCTCAGGATACGCCCATTGTTATTTGGCAAGGAAAAGAGGTGCTTAGAAATCCTACCGACAGTGATCTTACCCGCCGATTAGGCTTGAACCGAACGGTTGCCTCGGGAGAGATGGTGGATTTAATCGTTATTGGGGCTGGCCCCGGAGGGTTGGCCGCTTCGGTCTACGGTGCTTCGGAGGGACTTTCTACCCTAACATTAGAAGCAGTATCTACCGGAGGGCAAGCGGGTACTTCGTCTAAGATTGAAAATTACCTAGGTTTTCCAGCGGGACTATCAGGAGCTGAGCTGGCTAACCGAGCGGTTGCCCAGGCTCAAAAGTTCGGAGCCCGTATTGTAGTTTCGCAGGCAGCCACCCAATTGCGGGAAGAAGCTGGACATTATGTTGTTCAATTAGCGGATGGTGAAGAAGTGGCAGCTCAAAACGTTATTATCGCTACCGGAGCTCGCTACCGCAAGTTACCAATAGCGAATCTACCTAAGTACGAAGGTCAGGGTGTCTACTACGCCGCTACCCAGACCGAAGCTCAATTATGTTATAATGAACCAATAATGGTGGTTGGAGGCGGTAATTCAGCTGGGCAAGCGGCTATCTTCTTAGCGGGCCACGCCCAAAAAGTATATATCGTCATCCGCCGAGAAAGCTTAGTCAGTAGTATGTCGCGCTACCTTATTGACCGTATTGAACGTACCGACAATATTACGGTATTATCTCATACCGAAGTAGTTGGGTTAGGTGGAGAAAGGTTTTTGGAACAAGTAGTTATTCAGAATAATCAGACCCAAGAGCAACAAGAACTCCCCATTAAAGCATTATTTACATTTATCGGGGCTGATCCGCACACCCAGTGGTTACAGGATGTAGTCGCACTGGATGACCAAGGGTTTATCTTAACCGGAAACGCCCTGGAGCAAGCTAAGGGTTGGAACATTACTACCCGCGCTCCTTTTCTATTGGAAACTAGTTTGCCAGGAGTGTTTGCCGTAGGAGATGTACGCAGCGGTTCGGTTAAAAGAGTAGCTTCTGCGGTAGGCGAAGGTTCCATTGCGGTGAAATTTATTTTTGAGTATCTGGCTGCTCAGTAGCATCTAAGGTCTTTGACTATTTTTACTGATTTGTATTATTCTCCAACACCATATAGTGTGGTCCGTTCTTCATCCAAAGTTTGCTTAGTGAATCTGGAACGGGAGAGGGTGGTAAGGTGAAAGAACCTAACACAATATCCAGGTCGCCATCCTGATCAGTATCTCCAGCATCCATTGTTAGCCAGTGACCGCAAGCCGCTTCAGGAAAGGTTTGAGCGGTGAAGCTTAGTGATTTACCTGAGGATTGGTTTTCCAGGTACAGAAATCCTCGCTTGGGAGTCTGCTCAAAATCTGGGAAGAAAGAGATTGCGGCAATATCCAGGTCGCCATCCTGGTCGAAGTCGCGAGCCATTGCTTTAGAAGCCCCGGGCATAGCTAGAAAGTAGTCCTCTTCAAACTTCCCTTCGCCTGATTGTAAAAAGATACGAATGCCGTGGTACGGTTTAAGCACCGTAGAATAGTCGGCATTATCTCCGTTGGTGTAAAGTATGTCTAAGCGTCCGTCCTGATTGAAGTCAGCTAATTCAAAATAACTAGAGCCATA
This region of Tunicatimonas pelagia genomic DNA includes:
- a CDS encoding ABC transporter permease produces the protein MHHRFLILAIRHAQRHLTSSLVNILGLTTGITIGILVYSYVSWEQSFDTFYPNHDRIYRVSFQKFIQGANSESLAKSPSALANTIREDLSEARHTTKVYPATGVTIAMGEKRFNEKQVYGVDAHFVDVFSPTMLHGTSEGLGVLIAESVAKRYFSSPAWSLGQSIEILGEDHTLSQVIGVFEDLPANTHFPYEILFVQAEEAESELSWRFTGAYTYTLLSEGVNADQFEEQLNKIVTEKSKGTFDAQVTTQVNLQPLTSIHLYSNLQEEITPNGSYQLLLLLIIIGLIVPTVAIINSVNIYTAQALNRTKEVGIRKILGTTRSRLVQQFITEGSLYSFIGVSLALGSSTLLLPSLAKLSGKPLSWTQLYSDSIFWAAIVGVFLITAFALALYPSLLLSSVNPSRAIKGLSQISGPLFLRKGLITFQFVATTFVMITVLLIHQQLKFMRGQDLGIDVDQLVAIKAPSMEKEEWSEERKSYVIDSEYSRLTHLLEEKLASFSSMQVASVSHVPGSELVWGTEGFRREGSSPDEVHFLHMQGVDDQFVEVFDATVLAGRNFSERYTTDQFNTVLLNESAIRTLGFSSAEEAVGKHLIFYDDSQKLIVGVLQDFHQESLQQAIKPTFYELLPRALDYLVVKIPEKDIKQSMAVVQAQWNKVFPNSPFDYFFLDDFYHRHYHDEQQFFRISSLFMLLCLVIALMGLFGLSIFVISRRTKEISIRKVLGAPLAHLAFLLMKGLLSLACLGFLFAAPIAYWLLNKWLQEYAYRTEWQWWIFAFPLLLLVGLSVLTTGGQSVKQALRNPADILRND
- a CDS encoding FAD-dependent oxidoreductase → MSKIDEGIAYPTLSQPQIEQLQHYGEVQTTKVGDILFQVGDKDYDWFVIIEGALEILSNADTNPDILAVRTDGQFLGEISLLTGQTAFLTARVQQAGSVLKISSEKLREIIATNPQISELVLNAFLMRREILRGNAATSALKIVGSRFSSDTQRLRAFAARNQLPHQWIDVEQDTQAEVLLTAFHVAPQDTPIVIWQGKEVLRNPTDSDLTRRLGLNRTVASGEMVDLIVIGAGPGGLAASVYGASEGLSTLTLEAVSTGGQAGTSSKIENYLGFPAGLSGAELANRAVAQAQKFGARIVVSQAATQLREEAGHYVVQLADGEEVAAQNVIIATGARYRKLPIANLPKYEGQGVYYAATQTEAQLCYNEPIMVVGGGNSAGQAAIFLAGHAQKVYIVIRRESLVSSMSRYLIDRIERTDNITVLSHTEVVGLGGERFLEQVVIQNNQTQEQQELPIKALFTFIGADPHTQWLQDVVALDDQGFILTGNALEQAKGWNITTRAPFLLETSLPGVFAVGDVRSGSVKRVASAVGEGSIAVKFIFEYLAAQ